In one Candidatus Eisenbacteria bacterium genomic region, the following are encoded:
- a CDS encoding GNAT family N-acetyltransferase, whose protein sequence is MLRVERADVDRLREIRAEWNGLVAAMARPSTFSTWEWIEAWWRHFGDAYEPVLLHFYRGETLVGILPLASRWMIVEDAALPTRTLLYCGSRELGSDHIDLIASASDAAECLAAAGTYLQWEFRDWDLLHFSHVAEDSRLLEWAEGNTVPFPVDSRVVSAAPYVDLSVGFDSYRMSLRKKKRKHLEGLAGQLFGGMGVEYWKCDPVEAKNAVRQLFDLHRLRAASLKRATVFEGERLIRFHEDIAVRLQQQGQLRLRFLRQRGVPLSAWYCFECHGRAFAYQTGMDPAWEKYGAGNLLLYEVIRESSEEGLKEVDLLRGGHYKGRWTKRSRALSTINMYNDTALARLARWGARWRTDFVHAVKQRSRRPTPQNREGEIAPEEM, encoded by the coding sequence ATGCTTCGCGTCGAGCGGGCTGACGTGGACCGGCTCCGTGAAATTCGCGCGGAGTGGAACGGCCTCGTCGCGGCCATGGCCCGCCCGTCGACCTTCTCCACCTGGGAATGGATCGAGGCCTGGTGGAGGCACTTCGGGGACGCCTACGAGCCCGTGCTGCTCCACTTCTATCGGGGGGAAACACTCGTGGGGATCCTCCCCCTCGCTTCCCGCTGGATGATCGTGGAGGACGCGGCTCTCCCAACACGGACGCTCCTCTACTGTGGAAGCCGGGAGCTCGGGTCCGACCACATCGACCTCATCGCGTCCGCGTCGGACGCGGCCGAATGTCTGGCTGCCGCCGGGACCTACTTGCAGTGGGAATTCCGCGATTGGGACCTGCTTCATTTCTCCCACGTCGCCGAGGATTCGCGTTTGCTGGAATGGGCAGAGGGAAACACGGTTCCGTTTCCCGTGGACTCGCGGGTCGTGTCCGCCGCTCCCTACGTCGACCTGAGCGTTGGCTTCGACTCGTATCGCATGAGCCTTCGGAAGAAGAAACGAAAGCACCTGGAGGGCCTGGCCGGCCAGCTTTTCGGCGGAATGGGCGTGGAGTACTGGAAGTGCGATCCGGTTGAAGCCAAGAACGCGGTGCGACAACTGTTCGATCTCCACCGCCTGCGCGCTGCCAGCTTGAAGAGGGCCACGGTATTCGAGGGAGAGCGGCTGATCCGATTCCATGAGGATATCGCGGTTCGGCTCCAGCAGCAGGGGCAGCTGCGGCTCCGATTCCTACGCCAGCGCGGAGTTCCTCTCTCCGCTTGGTACTGCTTCGAGTGCCACGGGCGGGCCTTCGCCTACCAGACGGGCATGGATCCGGCGTGGGAAAAGTACGGCGCTGGAAATCTCCTCTTGTACGAGGTCATCAGGGAATCCTCCGAAGAAGGACTGAAGGAGGTCGACCTCCTGCGAGGCGGCCACTACAAGGGCCGATGGACGAAGCGGAGCCGCGCGCTATCGACCATCAATATGTACAACGACACGGCACTCGCGCGTCTCGCGAGATGGGGCGCCAGGTGGCGAACAGACTTCGTTCATGCAGTGAAGCAGAGATCGCGTCGGCCCACCCCCCAGAACCGCGAGGGCGAGATCGCGCCTGAGGAGATGTAG
- a CDS encoding glycosyltransferase, which produces MNVLFVIDYYEHPNGGTEGQLLELIQGLARAGESPRLAVLRPSPFTREQGSRICPISTLDVGRVLSVKTPIRLIRFAQFLRRERIDLVHVFFNDAALIVPIFAKLSGCKVIVSRRDMGLWYSPAKLFLARLANPFVDRIVANSRAVADHAVRHEKVPPKQVEVIYNGYSTPRIAEPAQPDLRERLGIGKDDPIVGMVANLRPVKRPADAIQAFARAHHDHPSAHLVLIGEGTLEADLEALAERLGVRPFLHLLGSLPDVIPVVKHFRVGLLCSESEGFSNSLLEYMACGVPPVATRVGGNEELIEDGRTGYLVPTGDVPALASRISALLADGNLRDRMGADARASVERFSIGAMVSAHLATYRRLLAGAKP; this is translated from the coding sequence ATGAACGTTCTTTTCGTCATCGACTACTACGAGCACCCAAACGGCGGCACGGAGGGCCAGCTCCTGGAATTGATCCAGGGTCTCGCCCGCGCCGGGGAATCCCCGCGGCTCGCCGTGCTTCGACCGTCCCCGTTCACGCGGGAGCAGGGGAGTCGGATCTGCCCCATTTCGACGCTCGATGTCGGGCGCGTTCTCAGCGTGAAGACCCCGATCCGCCTGATCCGTTTCGCGCAATTCCTGCGTCGCGAGCGCATCGACCTCGTGCACGTCTTCTTCAATGACGCGGCCCTGATCGTTCCCATCTTCGCCAAGCTTAGCGGATGCAAGGTGATCGTCTCCAGGCGTGACATGGGCCTTTGGTACTCTCCCGCCAAGCTATTCCTGGCGCGCCTGGCCAATCCGTTTGTGGATCGCATCGTCGCGAACAGCCGCGCCGTGGCGGATCACGCCGTTCGGCACGAAAAGGTACCGCCGAAGCAGGTGGAGGTGATCTACAACGGCTATTCCACGCCCCGCATCGCCGAGCCGGCCCAGCCGGACCTGCGGGAGCGGCTCGGGATCGGCAAGGACGATCCAATCGTCGGGATGGTCGCGAACCTCAGACCCGTCAAACGTCCCGCCGATGCGATCCAAGCATTCGCGAGGGCTCATCACGATCACCCATCGGCGCACCTCGTTCTGATCGGGGAAGGCACGCTCGAGGCCGACCTGGAGGCGCTGGCGGAGAGACTCGGCGTGCGCCCGTTCCTGCATCTGCTCGGGAGCCTGCCGGACGTAATCCCCGTCGTGAAACACTTCCGCGTCGGCCTCCTCTGCTCCGAATCCGAGGGGTTCTCGAACTCCTTGCTTGAGTACATGGCGTGCGGCGTCCCCCCGGTCGCGACCCGAGTGGGGGGCAACGAGGAGCTGATCGAGGATGGCAGGACGGGTTATCTCGTCCCGACCGGCGACGTGCCGGCGCTCGCTTCCCGGATAAGCGCTCTCCTCGCGGATGGAAACCTCCGCGATCGCATGGGGGCGGATGCGCGTGCCTCCGTGGAGCGATTCAGTATCGGAGCCATGGTCTCCGCGCATCTCGCGACCTACCGGCGTCTCCTGGCCGGAGCCAAGCCCTGA